The Candidatus Nitrosotenuis cloacae genome contains a region encoding:
- a CDS encoding NAD(P)H-hydrate dehydratase — protein MNVKLTPVIVKKFIPSRRPDSRKGQNGKVAVIGGSYMYHGAPTLSSIAALRSGVDLVYTYVPNVIVSSVRAISPNLIVVPMVDSKLTRGSANKMLGQIPEGLDSATIGMGLAVADDEGLKALVKSLLSQDVRLSLDASALTRSILPLIPNANVVLTPHAGEFQRLFGILPSNSIKQRVSVVEKFAKEHSVTILLKGSTDVISNGAKTFINPKNLAAMTVGGTGDVLSGVVAGILARNRNPLESAAAASYVNGIAGKMAQKKVGLHMVATDLIDAIPAAMKPFDRVA, from the coding sequence GTGAACGTCAAACTAACTCCTGTAATAGTAAAGAAATTCATTCCCTCGAGAAGGCCAGACTCGCGCAAGGGGCAAAACGGCAAGGTCGCAGTGATAGGCGGCAGCTACATGTATCACGGCGCACCCACCCTGTCATCAATTGCAGCATTGAGATCAGGCGTTGATCTGGTGTATACGTACGTCCCAAACGTGATAGTGTCGTCTGTGAGGGCAATCTCGCCAAATCTAATCGTAGTTCCGATGGTTGACTCAAAGCTCACGCGCGGCTCTGCAAACAAGATGCTGGGACAGATTCCAGAAGGACTTGACTCTGCAACAATTGGAATGGGGCTTGCAGTCGCAGACGACGAGGGTCTGAAGGCACTCGTCAAGTCGTTACTGTCGCAAGACGTGCGTCTTTCGCTTGACGCAAGCGCGCTTACTAGGTCTATTCTTCCACTCATCCCGAACGCCAACGTGGTACTCACACCGCATGCAGGTGAATTCCAGAGGCTGTTTGGCATACTGCCGTCGAACTCAATCAAGCAGCGTGTGTCTGTAGTTGAAAAGTTTGCAAAGGAACACTCTGTTACAATACTCCTCAAAGGTAGCACCGACGTGATATCCAACGGCGCAAAAACGTTCATCAATCCAAAGAACCTGGCTGCCATGACTGTCGGGGGCACGGGAGATGTTTTGTCTGGAGTCGTAGCGGGAATACTTGCAAGAAACAGGAACCCGCTAGAGTCTGCCGCAGCCGCATCGTATGTGAATGGAATTGCGGGAAAGATGGCACAAAAAAAGGTGGGTCTGCACATGGTGGCAACCGACCTGATCGACGCAATCCCTGCAGCAATGAAGCCTTTTGACAGGGTGGCATGA
- a CDS encoding PUA domain-containing protein — MKSNLISKTDTANVLKEIALQWKVELPKIKNLKIYELDDNSQILMGDGMTALKIGSNYLPFLTDTQTLEKFPSVTVDMGAVKFMCNGANVMRPGIRSFSEFEKDQIVCIVEESQRKFLAVGRALVSSKELETMTKGMAIENLHYISDAYWETKKSLKD, encoded by the coding sequence TTGAAGTCAAACCTAATCTCAAAGACAGACACTGCGAATGTGCTCAAGGAGATCGCACTGCAGTGGAAGGTGGAGCTGCCAAAGATAAAGAACCTAAAGATCTACGAGCTTGACGACAACTCACAGATACTCATGGGAGACGGCATGACGGCACTGAAGATTGGAAGCAACTATCTGCCATTTCTCACAGACACCCAGACACTGGAAAAATTTCCAAGCGTCACAGTTGACATGGGGGCAGTCAAGTTCATGTGCAACGGTGCAAACGTGATGCGCCCCGGAATCAGGAGTTTTTCAGAGTTTGAAAAGGACCAGATCGTCTGCATAGTAGAAGAGTCACAGAGAAAATTCCTCGCAGTTGGAAGGGCACTTGTATCAAGCAAGGAGCTTGAGACCATGACCAAGGGAATGGCAATTGAAAACCTCCACTACATCTCAGACGCCTACTGGGAAACTAAAAAATCATTAAAGGACTAG
- a CDS encoding homoserine dehydrogenase, producing MRIIICGFGTVAQSLAKLLVSRMDDLYAKYGIKPRIVGIFDSRGGIADPSGLDINRLIETKKKFGTVRNYDKSLRNRTGLDIINNVDADVLIETTASNYKDAEPGMSHITSAMKRGMHVISVNKGPLALAFPSLMELATYNQVLFRFSGTVGGGTPILDYAKNSLRGEQITSFAGILNGTTNYILTNMGHGMTFAAALKDARARGYVEADESLDLDGLDAAAKLVILANWIMGMKVTMPDIQRTGIRNVTTKDIKAAAKKKCAIKLIASCNKDLVVAPREVPIDDPLCVNGTLNAISFTSEHSGTQTIIGRGAGGTETASSILRDLLDIRKEILRD from the coding sequence ATGCGCATAATCATCTGCGGCTTTGGAACTGTGGCACAGAGCTTGGCAAAACTTTTGGTTTCAAGGATGGACGACTTGTATGCAAAATACGGAATAAAGCCTCGAATCGTCGGCATATTTGACAGCCGGGGGGGCATAGCAGACCCGTCTGGACTTGACATAAACAGACTGATTGAGACGAAAAAAAAGTTCGGAACTGTTAGAAACTATGACAAGTCGTTACGAAACAGAACAGGGCTTGACATAATCAACAATGTCGACGCAGACGTTCTAATCGAGACCACCGCAAGCAACTACAAGGATGCAGAGCCGGGAATGTCGCACATAACTTCTGCGATGAAGCGCGGCATGCACGTCATATCCGTAAACAAGGGCCCGCTAGCACTTGCATTTCCGTCGCTAATGGAGCTTGCAACGTACAACCAGGTGCTCTTTAGATTCAGCGGGACGGTGGGTGGAGGAACCCCGATTTTAGACTATGCAAAGAACAGCTTGAGAGGTGAGCAGATCACATCGTTTGCTGGAATACTCAACGGTACGACTAACTATATCCTCACAAACATGGGGCACGGGATGACATTTGCCGCCGCCCTAAAGGATGCCAGGGCTAGAGGATACGTAGAAGCAGATGAGTCACTCGACTTGGACGGCCTTGACGCTGCAGCAAAGCTCGTCATACTGGCAAACTGGATAATGGGCATGAAGGTGACCATGCCAGACATACAAAGAACCGGGATACGAAACGTCACAACCAAGGATATCAAGGCGGCTGCAAAGAAGAAATGCGCAATAAAGCTGATTGCGTCGTGCAACAAGGACCTAGTAGTAGCCCCGCGCGAGGTACCAATAGACGACCCGCTGTGCGTAAACGGCACACTTAACGCAATATCATTCACATCTGAGCACTCTGGAACTCAGACCATAATAGGAAGGGGAGCTGGAGGCACTGAAACTGCAAGCTCCATACTGCGCGACCTCTTGGACATACGCAAGGAAATACTACGGGATTGA
- a CDS encoding FAD-dependent thymidylate synthase, whose protein sequence is MSLASEFTEQQKEALSKHFSNTDDPVFAIITPRQVDRGALMSRYSRTDKSMRRIFVDEFLSNENRGEEFYNRVLIEYGDDSVAELGIAQIAIEGISNIAVKKIEDRRIGLSYLEKSSRYVSWDKKVNGEYKFYREPTIMKTQFADDYLQCCNFDFDVYSKSIEPMLKYIREKEKIDGLQFKDSASGKDVPFAKLRDSQDIKSATSIYNATTKAKALDVLRGLLPASTITNVGITGNGRAFEYLLTILFSSGLEEERRLAEQIKTELDATVKSFVRRATDKYGLAMQDYLRSVSATSLKHAKKHRTSTKSKGAQVILVETEPEARALDKIVAAALYESQIVPYQSVLAAVKKMSIQEKIRIIRSFANLRQNRRQRPPRAFEMTHYTFDIVGNFGMFRDLHRHRVLTLERQLLTTDHGFSTPHEISDLGMQKEYRECMDLSKHVFEKIRKKHPHQAQYVVNFAYNYPFFMSLNLREACHLIELRTIPQGHIDYRQVAQKMFLGIKKSHPRLSEIIKFVDLRSYELERFESEKRIAEKRKQQK, encoded by the coding sequence ATGTCATTGGCAAGTGAGTTTACCGAGCAGCAGAAGGAAGCTCTGTCAAAGCATTTTTCAAACACGGACGATCCGGTGTTTGCGATAATAACCCCAAGACAGGTGGATCGTGGCGCACTCATGTCTAGGTACAGCAGAACCGACAAGAGTATGAGGAGGATATTTGTTGACGAGTTTCTCTCAAACGAAAACCGCGGTGAAGAGTTCTATAACAGGGTTCTCATCGAGTACGGCGACGACTCTGTTGCGGAACTTGGAATTGCCCAGATTGCAATAGAAGGAATATCAAACATAGCAGTAAAGAAGATCGAGGACCGCAGGATCGGCCTATCATATCTTGAGAAATCATCCCGCTATGTGTCATGGGACAAAAAAGTCAACGGAGAGTACAAGTTTTACAGGGAGCCCACGATCATGAAAACGCAGTTTGCAGACGACTATCTGCAATGCTGCAATTTTGATTTTGACGTTTACTCAAAGAGCATAGAGCCCATGCTCAAATACATAAGAGAAAAAGAAAAGATCGACGGACTACAGTTCAAAGACTCTGCAAGTGGCAAGGATGTCCCGTTTGCAAAACTCAGAGATTCACAGGACATAAAATCCGCAACCTCAATCTACAATGCCACAACAAAGGCAAAGGCACTTGATGTTCTCAGGGGGCTACTTCCTGCATCCACAATCACAAACGTCGGCATAACTGGCAACGGACGTGCCTTTGAGTACCTGCTCACCATCCTATTCAGCTCCGGTCTTGAGGAGGAACGTAGACTAGCCGAGCAGATAAAGACGGAGCTTGATGCCACGGTAAAGTCGTTTGTCAGGCGTGCTACCGACAAGTACGGGCTTGCCATGCAGGACTATCTCAGGTCAGTTAGTGCAACGTCGCTAAAGCATGCAAAAAAACACCGCACATCCACAAAGTCAAAGGGTGCGCAAGTCATATTGGTGGAGACGGAGCCGGAAGCACGAGCGCTCGACAAGATAGTTGCCGCGGCACTGTACGAGTCACAAATCGTTCCATACCAGTCAGTGCTTGCGGCAGTCAAAAAGATGAGCATACAAGAAAAGATACGAATCATAAGATCATTTGCAAACCTCAGGCAGAACAGGAGGCAACGCCCTCCACGGGCATTTGAGATGACGCATTATACGTTTGATATAGTTGGAAACTTTGGGATGTTCCGTGACCTGCACAGACACAGGGTACTCACACTGGAAAGGCAGCTGCTCACAACGGACCACGGATTTTCAACCCCGCACGAGATAAGTGATCTCGGAATGCAAAAAGAATACAGAGAGTGCATGGATCTCTCAAAGCACGTCTTTGAGAAAATAAGAAAAAAACATCCGCACCAGGCCCAATATGTGGTCAACTTTGCGTACAACTATCCGTTTTTCATGTCGCTCAATTTGCGAGAGGCTTGCCACCTAATCGAATTGAGAACGATACCACAGGGACACATAGACTACAGGCAGGTTGCGCAAAAGATGTTCCTTGGAATCAAAAAATCTCATCCACGCCTTTCAGAGATAATAAAATTTGTCGACCTTAGATCGTACGAGCTTGAGAGATTTGAATCAGAAAAACGCATAGCTGAAAAAAGAAAGCAGCAGAAATAG
- a CDS encoding M20/M25/M40 family metallo-hydrolase, giving the protein MKDVLRYVRDNSDDLIADLQRLIRQPSVSAKNEGIEECALLVSRMLKKSGINSQVLRLNKGVAPVVFGEVMSKKNPKQTLLFYNHYDVQPAEPFDLWDDDPFSGTVRGNRIFGRGSADDKGELITRIKAVEAFLKTTGDVPCNIKFVIEGEEETGSANIERYLKKFKKKFECDAVIWEFGYVDSKDRPVIGLGMKGLLYVELSAREPVRDAHSSLAVIIKNPAWRLIDALKTLRDSSGRILIDGWYDEVEKFSKTDLKLLADEPFDEVAFKKEYGISEFVNSKKGLDVKKALAGDPTCNIAGFLSGYTQQGAKTVLPSSATVKIDFRLVPKMDPKKQFARLQKHLRKNGFSDIGIKLYHGEAASRTDPSDPFVAQVKAAAKASFGSYVINVSNAGTGPMHSFASVLGAPCLSIGSTYIFSRIHSPNEFARIDLLKKTTQCMCHILNNFSHA; this is encoded by the coding sequence ATGAAAGATGTTCTAAGGTATGTGCGTGACAACTCTGATGATCTGATTGCGGATCTTCAGAGGCTGATTCGGCAGCCCAGCGTCTCTGCAAAGAACGAGGGAATAGAAGAATGCGCACTGCTTGTGAGCAGGATGCTAAAAAAGTCTGGAATCAACTCACAGGTGCTGCGGCTAAACAAAGGCGTGGCACCGGTCGTGTTTGGCGAAGTCATGTCCAAGAAGAACCCAAAGCAGACTCTGTTGTTTTACAATCATTATGATGTCCAGCCAGCAGAGCCGTTTGACCTCTGGGACGATGACCCGTTCAGCGGGACGGTCAGGGGCAACAGAATATTCGGCCGCGGATCTGCTGATGACAAGGGCGAACTGATCACGCGCATCAAGGCAGTTGAGGCATTTTTAAAAACCACCGGGGACGTTCCATGCAACATCAAGTTTGTTATAGAAGGAGAGGAGGAAACAGGAAGTGCAAACATAGAGCGATACTTGAAAAAATTCAAAAAGAAATTCGAGTGTGACGCGGTAATCTGGGAGTTTGGCTATGTCGACTCAAAGGACAGGCCTGTAATCGGACTTGGCATGAAGGGACTGCTGTATGTGGAACTGTCTGCACGGGAACCTGTACGTGACGCGCATTCAAGTCTTGCAGTCATCATCAAAAACCCCGCCTGGCGACTCATTGACGCGCTAAAGACGCTGCGTGACTCGTCCGGACGAATTCTAATCGACGGCTGGTATGACGAGGTAGAAAAATTCAGCAAGACTGATCTAAAGTTGCTGGCAGACGAGCCATTTGATGAGGTTGCATTCAAAAAGGAATACGGAATATCTGAATTTGTCAACTCCAAGAAGGGACTGGATGTAAAAAAAGCGCTGGCCGGGGATCCTACGTGCAACATTGCCGGGTTTCTTTCCGGATACACCCAACAAGGCGCAAAGACGGTACTGCCGTCGTCGGCTACCGTGAAGATAGACTTTAGGCTAGTGCCAAAGATGGATCCAAAAAAGCAATTTGCCAGACTCCAAAAACATCTGAGGAAGAACGGGTTCTCAGACATTGGGATCAAATTGTACCATGGAGAGGCGGCATCCAGGACGGATCCGTCAGATCCGTTCGTAGCGCAGGTAAAGGCGGCCGCAAAGGCGTCGTTTGGAAGTTATGTGATAAATGTCTCAAATGCCGGAACCGGGCCGATGCACTCTTTTGCCAGCGTACTTGGGGCACCGTGCCTTTCGATTGGCTCAACTTACATCTTTTCGAGGATCCACTCGCCTAACGAGTTTGCCAGGATAGATCTTCTCAAAAAGACCACGCAGTGCATGTGCCACATACTAAACAATTTCAGTCACGCGTAG
- a CDS encoding response regulator: MLTCIVVDDDKNTTKVFSDILELMGLQIVGQGYNGDDAVSLYEEHRPDIAFIDVIMPQKDGFFALEKIRECDPQAKVVAVTADFTLETQQELENMKISAIIYKPFNPNEIKRVLLEKYEINVI, encoded by the coding sequence ATGCTTACGTGCATTGTGGTCGACGACGATAAAAACACGACCAAGGTTTTCTCGGACATACTTGAACTGATGGGGCTTCAGATAGTGGGACAGGGATACAACGGGGACGATGCAGTATCGTTGTATGAGGAACACCGTCCAGACATTGCATTCATTGATGTGATAATGCCTCAGAAGGACGGGTTTTTTGCGCTTGAAAAGATAAGAGAATGTGACCCCCAGGCCAAAGTCGTCGCAGTCACTGCCGACTTTACATTGGAAACGCAGCAGGAGCTGGAAAACATGAAAATCTCAGCAATCATCTACAAGCCGTTCAATCCAAATGAAATAAAGAGAGTACTGCTGGAAAAATACGAGATTAATGTCATATAG
- a CDS encoding response regulator — protein MKILIADDEPDLLSQYSTVLEDRNHSVVTASDGESCVAEYLREHSHFPDSPFDAVVLDYSMPKMNGLDAAKKILEANPSQRIIFASAYVQETLIDSIKNLKQIVELLQKPFSLQDLIDTIEDKTIYDDLAKLNVNVQNLKDLNPTHAQIRDYLDALRKIQKAKTF, from the coding sequence GACCTGCTGTCCCAGTATAGCACCGTCCTTGAGGACAGGAATCATTCCGTGGTGACTGCAAGTGATGGGGAATCGTGCGTCGCCGAATATTTGCGGGAGCACTCGCATTTTCCGGACAGCCCATTTGACGCAGTGGTGCTTGACTATTCGATGCCAAAGATGAACGGGCTGGATGCTGCAAAAAAAATTCTGGAGGCGAATCCGTCACAGAGGATCATATTTGCGTCCGCATACGTGCAGGAGACGCTGATTGACTCCATCAAGAATCTCAAGCAAATAGTCGAACTGCTGCAAAAACCATTCAGCCTGCAGGACCTAATTGACACCATAGAGGACAAGACCATCTACGATGATCTGGCAAAGCTCAACGTCAACGTGCAGAATCTCAAGGACCTGAACCCTACCCATGCCCAGATACGCGACTATCTTGACGCGCTAAGGAAGATCCAAAAAGCAAAGACCTTCTAG
- a CDS encoding CdvA-like protein, whose product MNKDEIEIIGKQVKDMYGTFMGKVIGTITDIDGSIQTVGIDCGLDGLRQVPFEQLVVQGEVVIFIPKWRLDSQRFLREKGLTIRRLKALIDIVSENDEMRDDAEIIHEKYKSKLLSLEEAEREITAKLAARLEELNGQLKSVKVLLFDAKVQFKSNEISESKYDLIKTHTGEIMEHIDHEKAEILNIQRRITDMSLDGVQTQIDQREQIQQSAVSYLVTNTSGHQVETHTQVPSHVNEVKAPEPTVSTPTPSPSQTNTPQQQPLEQVTASPNANPSPAELNKEESKWRTPVAQPVSASAPAPVVKAGSDNLGADWFERMEAQ is encoded by the coding sequence ATGAACAAGGACGAAATAGAGATTATCGGCAAGCAAGTCAAAGACATGTATGGCACCTTCATGGGCAAAGTTATCGGAACGATAACTGACATCGATGGCAGCATACAGACGGTGGGAATTGACTGCGGTCTTGACGGACTCAGACAAGTTCCATTTGAACAACTAGTTGTTCAGGGCGAAGTCGTAATCTTTATACCAAAATGGAGACTCGATTCACAGAGATTCCTCAGAGAAAAAGGGCTCACCATACGACGACTCAAGGCACTAATTGACATTGTGTCAGAAAACGACGAAATGCGGGACGACGCGGAGATCATTCACGAAAAATACAAGTCAAAACTGTTATCTCTCGAAGAGGCTGAAAGAGAAATCACAGCCAAGCTAGCAGCAAGACTGGAAGAACTGAATGGTCAACTCAAGTCAGTAAAGGTTCTGTTATTTGATGCAAAGGTACAGTTCAAGAGCAACGAGATTTCGGAGTCAAAGTACGACCTTATCAAAACGCATACTGGCGAGATAATGGAACACATTGATCACGAAAAGGCTGAGATCCTCAACATACAGAGAAGAATCACTGACATGTCGCTAGATGGAGTACAGACGCAAATAGACCAGAGAGAACAGATACAGCAATCTGCAGTTTCTTATCTTGTCACGAACACATCTGGACATCAAGTCGAGACTCACACACAAGTACCTTCACATGTAAATGAAGTAAAGGCACCAGAACCGACAGTATCTACTCCGACGCCTTCGCCTTCCCAGACAAATACACCACAACAGCAACCTCTAGAACAGGTAACTGCATCGCCAAATGCTAATCCTTCCCCGGCCGAATTAAATAAGGAAGAGAGCAAGTGGCGGACTCCAGTGGCGCAACCTGTATCTGCAAGTGCACCAGCACCAGTTGTCAAGGCAGGCTCCGACAATCTAGGGGCAGACTGGTTTGAGCGCATGGAAGCCCAGTAG
- a CDS encoding tRNA (adenine-N1)-methyltransferase, translating to MALIKNNSYVLFFYNDSKKWLNKISKDQSLHTHVGVIKHSDAIGKEYGSRVRTNKDKYVYLLEPTIHDFVMKSQHGTQIVYPKDLGYIAARSGVQSGQKVVEIGTGSGALTTFLASIVKPRGHVYTFDVEPKFMQIAEKNITRAGMMKYVTMHNLDIKEAKKVPIVDADLAIIDLGDPWTVVPQVRKMLKGSGAVVAICPTMNQLEKLTMALIENEFTDIECSEHILRTIDAREGKTRHSFYGIGHTTYIEFARKAFYDRKDKK from the coding sequence ATGGCACTCATAAAAAACAACTCTTACGTTCTGTTCTTCTACAACGATTCCAAGAAATGGCTCAACAAGATATCAAAGGACCAGTCGCTGCACACGCACGTCGGGGTCATAAAACACAGTGATGCCATAGGCAAGGAGTATGGCTCCCGAGTCCGCACAAACAAGGACAAGTACGTCTACCTTTTGGAGCCTACGATTCATGACTTTGTGATGAAGAGCCAGCACGGAACTCAGATAGTGTATCCAAAGGACCTTGGGTATATCGCCGCAAGAAGCGGGGTGCAGAGCGGGCAAAAGGTAGTGGAGATAGGAACCGGAAGCGGGGCACTTACTACGTTTCTTGCAAGCATCGTAAAACCACGCGGACACGTCTACACATTCGACGTGGAACCAAAATTCATGCAGATTGCGGAAAAAAACATCACGCGTGCAGGCATGATGAAGTATGTGACAATGCACAATCTGGACATAAAGGAGGCAAAGAAGGTGCCAATCGTAGACGCGGACCTTGCAATAATCGACCTTGGGGATCCATGGACTGTGGTGCCGCAGGTGCGCAAGATGCTCAAGGGCAGCGGCGCAGTGGTGGCAATCTGCCCTACTATGAACCAGCTTGAAAAACTGACGATGGCACTGATAGAAAACGAGTTCACCGACATAGAGTGCAGCGAGCACATACTGAGGACAATCGACGCAAGGGAGGGAAAGACGAGGCATTCCTTCTATGGAATCGGGCACACAACGTACATCGAGTTTGCAAGAAAGGCGTTCTACGACCGAAAGGACAAAAAATAA
- the msrB gene encoding peptide-methionine (R)-S-oxide reductase MsrB, translating to MENGVVKKDEEWKKILTEDQYEVCRRKATEPPFTGKYTYCKDDGIYRCSCCGNELFSSRTKFDSGTGWPSFFEPIRQDSVKYESDSSYGMTRIEVMCAKCDAHLGHVFDDGPAPTFSRFCINSVSLNLDSA from the coding sequence ATGGAAAACGGCGTCGTCAAAAAGGACGAAGAGTGGAAGAAGATCCTAACCGAGGACCAGTACGAGGTATGCCGCAGAAAGGCCACAGAGCCTCCGTTTACCGGCAAATACACGTACTGCAAGGACGACGGCATCTACAGGTGTTCCTGCTGCGGCAACGAGCTGTTCAGTTCAAGGACCAAATTTGACTCAGGCACTGGATGGCCCAGCTTCTTTGAGCCAATACGCCAAGACAGCGTAAAGTACGAGTCAGATTCCAGTTACGGCATGACCCGCATAGAGGTAATGTGTGCAAAGTGCGACGCCCACCTAGGACACGTCTTTGACGATGGGCCGGCGCCGACGTTTAGCAGGTTTTGCATAAACTCAGTTTCGCTGAATCTGGACAGCGCATGA
- a CDS encoding proteasome subunit beta, producing the protein MPGATAVGITFDNGVVFASEKRISYGNFLVSKTTKKTFPLTDKVGAAIAGLVADMQILVLQIKALTKIRNMELKRDVPPNSVAKMISNLMYERRFYPFLTQIIVGGVVDKPAIYTLDPLGSVLPDEYAAVGTGAEMALGVLDQQFKPDMKEKEATDLAIKSVRAAIMRDSFSGDGIDVMVITKEGTKEFTEKI; encoded by the coding sequence ATGCCGGGAGCGACCGCTGTCGGGATTACCTTTGACAACGGTGTGGTCTTTGCCAGCGAAAAAAGAATCTCATATGGAAACTTTCTAGTCAGCAAGACGACAAAAAAGACGTTCCCTCTAACCGACAAGGTCGGGGCAGCCATTGCAGGACTCGTAGCGGACATGCAGATTCTGGTACTCCAGATAAAGGCACTGACAAAGATCCGAAACATGGAACTGAAACGCGACGTGCCTCCAAACTCTGTTGCAAAGATGATATCCAACTTGATGTACGAGCGAAGATTTTACCCGTTCCTGACTCAGATTATAGTGGGCGGAGTTGTCGACAAGCCTGCAATATACACGCTGGATCCACTTGGCTCAGTACTGCCTGACGAATATGCAGCAGTGGGCACCGGGGCTGAAATGGCACTTGGTGTCTTGGATCAGCAATTCAAGCCGGACATGAAGGAAAAAGAGGCAACGGACCTTGCCATCAAGTCGGTCCGAGCGGCAATTATGAGGGACTCTTTTAGCGGCGACGGAATAGATGTGATGGTAATCACAAAAGAAGGCACCAAAGAGTTTACCGAAAAAATTTAG
- a CDS encoding porin PorA family protein gives MSVKVGWKLIICSSIILFSIITYEVFVDEMKKIPADYDTISEHEGQDRVLGTIGGEISEPFWIRETLREKVVSVNGNILEITSHVIGVDSATNQVIFDNTQTFFVDRSSRKHHNMDEYFTFPPNVQKMNYEFFYPMMFTKTTFVFDKVKTINDLEVYDFTCRYSAVDVSSSFPQFPSSKIYSDGTCAISVEPVTGMVVSFSKEWDDYFVNDGVRGAQVEIGGKHTTEYSKSILVDNAKSTKSLYYFLDVILPSMMIAIGIIALFVIVLFEKTKNQARVIMETQNELIKKERLSAIGEITARISHDLRNPLSLIKLATDGMQLRLDKKLDPKLDEYIPLVSDAILRITHQINQVLRFVKTMPLDIRLISISNVLNDAIRYVQIPENVSVKLPENDNTLMADKIQLAIAFSNILSNAVDAIGEKKGTITIRTRVENENLVIEFEDSGSGIKKDNIDKMFQPLFTTKPHGTGLGLSSVRDIVTAHGGSVSVTSPPTIFTITLPQNAGSK, from the coding sequence ATGAGCGTCAAAGTCGGGTGGAAACTGATCATATGTTCGTCGATCATACTTTTCAGCATAATCACATACGAGGTGTTTGTAGACGAAATGAAAAAAATCCCGGCAGACTATGACACCATATCAGAACACGAGGGGCAAGACAGGGTACTTGGCACAATAGGAGGCGAGATTTCCGAGCCGTTCTGGATAAGAGAGACACTGCGTGAGAAGGTCGTCAGCGTCAACGGCAACATACTTGAGATCACATCACATGTGATCGGGGTCGACTCTGCGACAAACCAGGTAATTTTTGACAACACACAGACCTTTTTTGTCGACAGAAGCAGCAGAAAGCATCACAACATGGACGAATATTTCACATTCCCGCCAAACGTCCAGAAGATGAATTACGAGTTTTTTTACCCCATGATGTTCACCAAGACGACCTTTGTTTTTGACAAGGTGAAGACAATCAACGATCTAGAGGTGTACGACTTTACATGCAGGTATAGTGCAGTTGACGTGTCCTCGTCATTCCCACAATTTCCATCCAGTAAGATTTACTCCGACGGCACGTGCGCAATATCGGTTGAGCCTGTAACAGGCATGGTTGTGTCTTTCTCCAAAGAATGGGACGACTATTTTGTAAACGACGGCGTGCGGGGAGCCCAGGTAGAAATCGGAGGCAAGCACACTACAGAGTACTCAAAGTCAATCCTAGTAGACAATGCAAAGTCCACAAAATCGCTCTATTACTTTCTTGATGTCATACTCCCAAGCATGATGATTGCAATAGGAATCATCGCATTATTTGTGATAGTTTTGTTCGAGAAGACAAAGAACCAGGCAAGAGTCATCATGGAAACGCAGAACGAACTAATCAAAAAGGAGAGGCTTTCAGCAATAGGTGAGATCACCGCACGAATCTCCCACGACCTGAGGAACCCCCTGAGCCTCATCAAACTTGCCACAGACGGCATGCAGTTGCGACTAGACAAGAAGCTGGACCCAAAGCTGGACGAATACATCCCGCTGGTCAGCGACGCAATCCTTAGGATCACACACCAGATAAACCAAGTATTACGATTTGTCAAGACGATGCCGCTCGACATCAGGCTGATCTCGATTTCCAACGTACTAAATGACGCCATCAGATACGTGCAGATTCCAGAAAACGTGTCCGTAAAACTGCCAGAAAACGACAACACACTCATGGCAGACAAGATTCAGCTAGCAATAGCATTTAGCAACATCCTATCCAACGCAGTGGATGCCATTGGGGAAAAGAAGGGAACAATCACGATACGAACCAGAGTCGAAAATGAAAACCTGGTCATAGAGTTCGAGGACTCTGGAAGTGGCATAAAAAAAGACAACATTGACAAGATGTTTCAGCCATTATTTACCACAAAGCCGCATGGAACTGGGCTTGGGCTATCCAGTGTCAGAGACATCGTAACTGCCCACGGAGGAAGCGTATCTGTCACATCCCCTCCAACAATATTTACCATAACGCTGCCTCAAAACGCGGGCAGCAAGTAG